In the Malaya genurostris strain Urasoe2022 chromosome 1, Malgen_1.1, whole genome shotgun sequence genome, one interval contains:
- the LOC131426457 gene encoding phenoloxidase-activating factor 3-like, which produces MGPKMAILLSLLLPHCCGSTTTPTPTATCGKAADNIRKPLIVNGTPANGAGQWPWHASIWHRITRSTHVYVCGGTLLSELYVLTSAHCVSKDGNALNERLITVQLGSTRQNLLLNGFPVQNVDVAEIFIHPDFVPRTFHADLALLALATRVTVNEFVRPVCLPAADEEDVRQLHGRQAVAVGFGMTETGQNSDRLRQLWMPIVDYVTCLESNREVFGKALSAAILCAGNINGSTVCNGDSGGGLYTEEESPAGHWVIRGVTSFTAQRGWNDSSCSLGDYAAFVNVAHYTGWIRYVMETGEQDGYFNRTTDQQGDSKRMEPMPTKPVRVVRTSEKYCKVYRRKGSLVSQWIGPGQVYIYKDQKSQGLAYYINDNYAITTAELALRCVYGEPVCETIDKRRFKQVFVHPEYRGGRDFNVALLLWPPADEPLWCLASEISGRIYFEGSLLKPNLISAEAESWTEFDLDFYLPTKRGGVVYNERRDIVGLMHNPPGDEVVMTNIVAVLDWIESVAWNKSDGSPS; this is translated from the exons ATGGGACCGAAGATGGCGATTTTGCTATCGTTGCTGTTGCCGCACTGTTGCGGTTCTACGACAACGCCAACGCCTACTGCGACTTGCGGAAAGGCTGCCGACAACATCCGCAAACCGTTGATCGTTAATGGAACTCCAGCCAACGGGGCCGGGCAATGGCCATGGCATGCTTCGATTTGGCATCGCATCACCCGATCCACGCATGTCTACGTCTGCGGAGGAACGCTTCTGAGTGAGCTGTACGTTCTGACGTCAGCCCACTGCGTCAGTAAGGATGGCAACGCTCTCAACGAACGGTTGATTACCGTTCAGTTGGGTTCTACCCGTCAGAATCTACTGCTGAATGGATTCCCGGTACAGAACGTAGATGTGGCGGAAATTTTCATACATCCGGATTTCGTTCCAAGGACATTCCACGCGGATTTGGCACTGCTTGCACTGGCCACCAGGGTCACCGTCAACGAATTCGTGCGTCCCGTATGTCTTCCGGCAGCGGACGAAGAGGACGTTCGACAGCTTCATGGTCGGCAAGCGGTAGCCGTTGGTTTCGGAATGACCGAAACAGGTCAAAATTCCGACCGGTTGAGGCAACTGTGGATGCCGATTGTGGACTACGTGACCTGCCTGGAGAGCAATCGGGAGGTATTTGGGAAAGCACTCTCGGCGGCGATTCTCTGTGCTGGGAATATTAATGGCAGCACGGTTTGCAACGGCGACAGTGGCGGAGGTCTTTACACCGAGGAAGAATCGCCCGCTGGACACTGGGTGATTCGAGGGGTCACCAGTTTTACAGCGCAACGTGGTTGGAACGATAGTAGCTGTAGTTTGGGGGACTACGCGGCTTTCGTGAATGTTGCGCACTATACCGGATGGATTCGATACGTTATGGAGACGGGTGAACAGGATGGGTACTTCAACAGGACGACCGATCAGCAAGGGGACAGTAAGCGCATGGAACCGATGCCGACTAAACCGGTTCGGGTTGTCAGAACCAGCGAAAAAT ACTGTAAAGTCTATCGTCGGAAGGGTTCGCTGGTCAGTCAATGGATAGGTCCCGGTCAGGTGTATATTTACAAAGATCAAAAGTCTCAAGGATTGGCGTACTACATCAATGATAACTACGCAATAACGACGGCCGAACTGGCACTCAGATGTGTTTACGGGGAACCGGTTTGTGAGACAATCGACAAAAGACGCTTCAAGCAGGTCTTCGTTCATCCGGAATACCGAGGCGGACGAGACTTCAACGTAGCGCTATTGTTGTGGCCACCTGCCGATGAACCGCTCTGGTGTTTGGCTAGCGAGATTTCCGGTCGAATTT ATTTCGAAGGTAGTCTATTGAAGCCGAATCTGATTTCGGCGGAGGCTGAAAGTTGGACCGAATTCGATCTGGATTTCTATCTACCGACGAAACGAGGTGGCGTCGTTTACAACGAGCGGCGGGACATTGTCGGGCTGATGCACAATCCACCGGGGGACGAGGTGGTGATGACCAACATCGTCGCGGTGCTGGACTGGATCGAGTCGGTTGCCTGGAACAAGTCCGACGGTTCACCTTCGTGA